One Vicinamibacterales bacterium DNA segment encodes these proteins:
- a CDS encoding nucleoside phosphorylase gives MTTTGRSPLLDHPLEAPSVFRPADLMDAVRRERHLDATRVPPLCVLDFDGDLADGLARDGTATPSASWACFHTQMLTLTIDGLECGVVPRTIGGPYAVLIAEQLHAAGARLIVGLTSAGRLQPALALPSIVVVDAAVRDEGTSLHYLKESPTVSTPTPSLVTHLARELGTVGAVHEGLVWTTDAPYRETEQQLHRWAEAGALAVEMQAASLFAFGVTTGAGIGMVALVSNSPATSHEQFDTGGHGYRLRVLTAVARAARAFLEDVE, from the coding sequence ATGACCACGACCGGCCGCAGTCCGTTACTCGACCACCCCCTTGAGGCGCCCTCGGTGTTCAGACCGGCCGATCTCATGGATGCCGTGCGGCGAGAGCGCCACCTCGACGCCACGCGGGTTCCGCCGCTCTGCGTTCTCGACTTCGACGGCGATCTGGCCGATGGTCTCGCCCGCGATGGTACGGCGACACCCTCGGCGTCGTGGGCGTGCTTTCACACCCAGATGCTGACCTTGACCATTGATGGGCTGGAATGTGGGGTCGTGCCACGAACCATTGGCGGGCCATATGCGGTACTGATCGCCGAGCAGCTTCACGCCGCCGGCGCCCGCCTCATCGTCGGGCTGACATCTGCCGGCCGGCTTCAGCCAGCACTTGCGCTTCCCAGCATTGTCGTCGTCGACGCCGCCGTCCGCGACGAGGGCACGTCGCTCCACTACTTGAAGGAATCGCCGACGGTATCGACGCCCACGCCGTCACTGGTGACGCACCTGGCCCGCGAGCTTGGAACGGTTGGCGCCGTCCACGAGGGCCTTGTGTGGACCACCGATGCGCCCTATCGTGAGACCGAGCAGCAACTGCACCGATGGGCGGAAGCGGGGGCCTTGGCGGTGGAGATGCAGGCGGCTTCGTTGTTCGCGTTCGGCGTCACGACCGGCGCCGGCATCGGCATGGTGGCGCTGGTCAGCAATAGCCCGGCCACATCGCACGAGCAATTCGATACCGGCGGACACGGCTACCGGCTTCGCGTGCTGACTGCCGTCGCCCGCGCCGCACGTGCGTTTCTTGAAGACGTGGAATGA
- the merR gene encoding Hg(II)-responsive transcriptional regulator, with amino-acid sequence MSHQAFRGSIGALAEAAAVNVETIRFYQRKGLLAEPPRRRGEIRRYGPNDVARVTFIKAAQRLGFTLDEIEGLLQLDDGAHCDEARGMAEGKLNNVRAKLRSLRRIESALEALVADCCATRNTMTCPLIASLHAPE; translated from the coding sequence ATGTCGCATCAAGCTTTCCGAGGGTCGATCGGGGCCTTGGCCGAGGCCGCCGCTGTCAACGTCGAGACCATCCGCTTCTACCAGCGGAAGGGATTGCTGGCGGAACCGCCGCGCCGGCGTGGCGAGATCCGACGGTACGGACCGAACGATGTCGCGCGTGTCACGTTCATAAAGGCCGCTCAACGCCTGGGGTTCACCCTCGACGAGATTGAGGGACTGCTGCAGCTGGACGATGGGGCCCACTGCGACGAGGCGCGGGGCATGGCGGAAGGCAAGCTGAACAACGTGCGGGCGAAGCTGCGCAGCCTTCGACGCATCGAGTCTGCGCTGGAGGCATTGGTGGCAGACTGCTGCGCGACACGGAACACCATGACCTGCCCGTTGATCGCGTCGCTACACGCGCCCGAATGA
- a CDS encoding FAD-binding protein: MANNTQDNLSGPLEWPFPIEWDKTEEIETDVLVIGGGASGCFAAMGAASRGARVVMWEKAATLTSGAMGSGCDHWEMAATNPCSRVTPEELADAMIRGHHGYNNGISHYIEARESYDRLLDLEHYGAKIRDTDDEFAGADFRDEASKFLFAYDYVNRFTLRVWGTTFKKAMYRGAKRMKAVVVDRTMGAGLLTEGGRMGGRVVGAVAINGRTGKFTVCRAKATVLCMSRPTRLWLFAPGATGLSEFRPPQCTGDGHAMGWRVGASFTMLEKSVRAEWSGLRSFPPYSTGNNHNTWYACTMIDAEGRKIPWLDRDGNELKTVAERYRPAAGQKFYMKGGGEPDFPFYEFQGPETLGFEEALKRGYKLPFYADLTDMPETERRVIWGTMVGNEGKTRTPVFKAYNDAGFDPNRDVLQSYGDGWRSGQFLPQERQFFGIPGGVVNDWKLMTNLEGLFAAGDVLFASDCVGHAAATGHYAGRHAADFSAARGPVAIDPAQVAAERTRLFEPLKRKGGVSWQALSEAITRVMQNYCGAVKSDDLLHEGLRGLKELRENEATLLFARNPHDLLRAQETLNVLTNAELVIQSCLARRASSHQLQFARLDYPAMDPPEWHKFVTIWQDASGVKTGSLPIDYYGDLAANYERHNADHVREARR; the protein is encoded by the coding sequence ATGGCCAACAACACGCAGGACAACCTCTCCGGACCGCTTGAGTGGCCGTTCCCCATCGAGTGGGACAAGACCGAAGAGATCGAGACCGACGTCCTCGTGATCGGCGGCGGCGCCTCCGGCTGTTTCGCCGCGATGGGCGCGGCCAGCCGCGGCGCCCGGGTGGTGATGTGGGAGAAGGCGGCCACGCTCACGAGCGGCGCCATGGGGTCGGGCTGCGATCACTGGGAGATGGCGGCGACCAATCCCTGCTCGCGGGTGACGCCGGAAGAGCTCGCCGACGCGATGATTCGCGGCCACCACGGCTACAACAACGGCATCTCCCACTACATCGAAGCCCGGGAATCCTACGATCGCCTGCTCGACCTCGAGCACTACGGCGCCAAGATCCGCGACACCGACGACGAATTTGCCGGCGCGGATTTCCGCGACGAGGCCTCGAAGTTCCTGTTCGCCTACGACTACGTCAATCGCTTCACGCTGCGCGTGTGGGGCACCACGTTCAAGAAGGCCATGTATCGCGGCGCCAAGCGCATGAAGGCGGTGGTCGTCGATCGGACGATGGGCGCGGGCCTGCTCACCGAAGGTGGACGCATGGGCGGGCGCGTGGTGGGCGCGGTGGCCATCAACGGCCGCACCGGCAAGTTCACCGTCTGCCGGGCCAAGGCCACGGTGCTGTGCATGTCGCGGCCGACCCGCCTGTGGCTGTTCGCGCCTGGCGCCACCGGCCTCTCGGAATTCCGCCCGCCCCAGTGCACGGGCGACGGCCACGCCATGGGCTGGCGCGTCGGTGCGTCGTTCACGATGCTCGAGAAATCGGTGCGGGCCGAGTGGTCGGGCCTGCGCAGCTTCCCGCCTTACAGCACGGGCAACAACCACAACACGTGGTACGCATGCACGATGATCGACGCCGAGGGCCGGAAGATCCCGTGGCTCGATCGCGACGGCAACGAACTGAAGACCGTCGCCGAGCGCTATCGCCCCGCGGCCGGACAGAAGTTCTACATGAAGGGCGGCGGTGAACCCGACTTCCCTTTCTACGAGTTCCAGGGCCCCGAGACGCTGGGGTTCGAAGAAGCCCTGAAGCGCGGCTACAAGCTCCCCTTCTATGCCGACCTGACCGACATGCCCGAAACCGAACGGCGCGTGATCTGGGGCACCATGGTCGGCAACGAAGGCAAGACGCGGACGCCGGTGTTCAAGGCCTACAACGACGCCGGGTTCGACCCGAACCGGGACGTGCTGCAAAGCTACGGCGACGGCTGGCGTTCGGGCCAGTTCCTGCCACAGGAGCGCCAGTTCTTCGGCATCCCCGGCGGCGTCGTCAACGACTGGAAGCTGATGACCAACCTCGAGGGCCTGTTCGCCGCCGGCGACGTGCTGTTCGCGTCCGACTGCGTCGGCCACGCCGCCGCCACCGGTCATTATGCCGGCCGGCACGCCGCCGACTTCTCGGCCGCGCGTGGGCCGGTCGCGATCGATCCAGCGCAAGTGGCGGCCGAGCGCACGCGCCTGTTCGAGCCCTTGAAGCGAAAGGGCGGGGTCAGCTGGCAGGCGCTGAGCGAAGCGATCACGCGCGTGATGCAGAACTACTGCGGCGCCGTGAAGAGCGACGACCTGCTGCACGAGGGCCTGCGCGGCCTGAAGGAATTGCGCGAGAACGAAGCCACGCTCCTGTTCGCGCGCAACCCACACGATTTGCTGCGCGCGCAGGAAACGCTCAACGTCCTGACCAACGCCGAGCTGGTCATCCAGTCGTGCCTCGCGCGCAGGGCCAGTTCACACCAGCTGCAGTTTGCGCGCCTCGACTACCCCGCGATGGATCCGCCCGAGTGGCACAAGTTCGTCACCATCTGGCAGGACGCGTCGGGGGTGAAGACCGGATCGCTGCCAATCGACTACTACGGAGACCTGGCGGCCAACTACGAGCGGCACAACGCCGATCACGTGCGCGAGGCCCGGCGATGA